One part of the Arabidopsis thaliana chromosome 4, partial sequence genome encodes these proteins:
- a CDS encoding YTH family protein: MNEPILEGAFHKSGRVILIFSVNMSGFFQGYAEMLSPVGWRRDQIWSQGGGKNNPWGRSFKVKWLRLSELPFQKTLHLKNPLNDYKPVKISRDCQELPEDIGEALCELLDANSCDDGLLNSSSRDDYSTKRSRAEPPSSSGDDEYNNNLWGHTPMSYPPTVYPNQDDLSRFHLAQQRGYGVSPEYLHTSPGASNSRTEQDKSLRFNSWCLPLESPLANSLTDDDFLEMSYEEYVETHGKCMKQLGLPVSDSTITINTRAIK; encoded by the exons ATGAATGAGCCAATATTGGAAGGCGCTTTTCAT AAAtctggtcgagtgattttaaTCTTCAGCGTGAACATGAGCGGATTCTTCCAAGGGTATGCAGAGATGTTGTCTCCTGTGGGTTGGAGGCGAGACCAGATATGGAGTCAGGGAGGTGGTAAAAACAATCCCTGGGGACGTAGTTTTAAAGTAAAATGGTTGCGGTTGAGTGAATTGCCTTTTCAGAAAACACTTCATCTCAAGAATCCTTTGAATGATTACAAGCCTGTCAAGATTAGCCGAGATTGCCAg GAATTACCTGAAGATATCGGTGAAGCACTTTGTGAACTCCTTGATGCAAATAGCTGCGATGACGGGTTGCTGAATAG CTCTTCTAGGGATgattattcaacaaaaaggTCCCGCGCAGAacctccatcttcttcaggagACGATGAGTATAATAACAATCTTTGGGGCCATACACCAATGTCTTACCCTCCTACGGTCTACCCAAACCAGGATGACCTCAGCAGATTTCATCTTGCACAGCAGAGAGGATATGGAGTTTCCCCCGAATATCTGCATACATCACCAGGTGCATCTAACTCTCGCACGGAGCAAGACAAGTCTTTACGATTCAACTCATGGTGTTTGCCTTTGGAAAGCCCTCTCGCGAATTCTCTAACCGATgatgattttcttgaaatg TCTTATGAAGAGTACGTTGAAACCCATGGCAAATGCATGAAGCAGCTTGGTCTTCCTGTCA GTGATTCCACAATCACGATCAATACAAGAGCCATCAAGTAG
- a CDS encoding YTH family protein (YTH family protein; CONTAINS InterPro DOMAIN/s: YTH domain (InterPro:IPR007275); BEST Arabidopsis thaliana protein match is: cleavage and polyadenylation specificity factor 30 (TAIR:AT1G30460.1); Has 35333 Blast hits to 34131 proteins in 2444 species: Archae - 798; Bacteria - 22429; Metazoa - 974; Fungi - 991; Plants - 531; Viruses - 0; Other Eukaryotes - 9610 (source: NCBI BLink).) produces MSSDTAKENASVVDSSLTDWKQDLGNSDDPESTSYRSKEDHKLSKVDVDRRNFPDQLESAKANKNSKPGYRTRYFIIKSLNYDNIQVSVEKGIWATQVMNEPILEGAFHKSGRVILIFSVNMSGFFQGYAEMLSPVGWRRDQIWSQGGGKNNPWGRSFKVKWLRLSELPFQKTLHLKNPLNDYKPVKISRDCQELPEDIGEALCELLDANSCDDGLLNSSSRDDYSTKRSRAEPPSSSGDDEYNNNLWGHTPMSYPPTVYPNQDDLSRFHLAQQRGYGVSPEYLHTSPGASNSRTEQDKSLRFNSWCLPLESPLANSLTDDDFLEMSYEEYVETHGKCMKQLGLPVSDSTITINTRAIK; encoded by the exons ATGTCTTCTGATACTGCTAAGGAAAATGCTTCTGTTGTCGATTCGTCTTTGACTGATTGGAAACAAGATTTAGGAAACTCTGATGATCCAG AGAGTACAAGTTACAGAAGCAAGGAAGACCATAAACTGTCAAAGGTGGATGTTGATCGACGTAACTTTCCTGATCAACTTGAAAGTGCAAAGGCGAATAAGAATAGTAAACCAGGGTATCGAACGAGATATTTCATCATCAAAAGTCTGAATTATGATAATATTCAAGTTTCAGTTGAGAAAGGGATTTGGGCTACTCAAGTAATGAATGAGCCAATATTGGAAGGCGCTTTTCAT AAAtctggtcgagtgattttaaTCTTCAGCGTGAACATGAGCGGATTCTTCCAAGGGTATGCAGAGATGTTGTCTCCTGTGGGTTGGAGGCGAGACCAGATATGGAGTCAGGGAGGTGGTAAAAACAATCCCTGGGGACGTAGTTTTAAAGTAAAATGGTTGCGGTTGAGTGAATTGCCTTTTCAGAAAACACTTCATCTCAAGAATCCTTTGAATGATTACAAGCCTGTCAAGATTAGCCGAGATTGCCAg GAATTACCTGAAGATATCGGTGAAGCACTTTGTGAACTCCTTGATGCAAATAGCTGCGATGACGGGTTGCTGAATAG CTCTTCTAGGGATgattattcaacaaaaaggTCCCGCGCAGAacctccatcttcttcaggagACGATGAGTATAATAACAATCTTTGGGGCCATACACCAATGTCTTACCCTCCTACGGTCTACCCAAACCAGGATGACCTCAGCAGATTTCATCTTGCACAGCAGAGAGGATATGGAGTTTCCCCCGAATATCTGCATACATCACCAGGTGCATCTAACTCTCGCACGGAGCAAGACAAGTCTTTACGATTCAACTCATGGTGTTTGCCTTTGGAAAGCCCTCTCGCGAATTCTCTAACCGATgatgattttcttgaaatg TCTTATGAAGAGTACGTTGAAACCCATGGCAAATGCATGAAGCAGCTTGGTCTTCCTGTCA GTGATTCCACAATCACGATCAATACAAGAGCCATCAAGTAG
- a CDS encoding SNARE associated Golgi protein family (SNARE associated Golgi protein family; CONTAINS InterPro DOMAIN/s: SNARE associated Golgi protein (InterPro:IPR015414); BEST Arabidopsis thaliana protein match is: SNARE associated Golgi protein family (TAIR:AT4G22850.1); Has 1565 Blast hits to 1562 proteins in 407 species: Archae - 8; Bacteria - 720; Metazoa - 121; Fungi - 35; Plants - 266; Viruses - 0; Other Eukaryotes - 415 (source: NCBI BLink).), producing the protein MTYHEEDDTVSEFRVRVEEDGVDKLGHYVKLTEDFEVHRQETEQESSSSPSSSSSCGQKRSVWFWIKLGLFFTFLTALGLAGYKWLYPLIMDKELIPLIKWEMETFTHPVCGILVFASVSLFPVILIPTTPSMWVAGITFGYFYGLLLTLPAVAIGVSLPYFISYLFLNKIQGWLERYPDQAAMLRAAGGGSWFHQFRAVTLIRISPFPFAVYNYCAVATRVKFGPYMAGSLVGMAPEIFVAIYTGILIRTLADASTAEQKGLSILQIVLNIFGFVATVVTTVLITKYAKRQLEVMKKEKEALLLQ; encoded by the exons ATGACTTATCACGAAGAAGACGATACAGTTTCTGAATTTCGAGTtagagttgaagaagatggagttGATAAATTAGGTCATTATGTTAAACTTACTGAAGATTTCGAAGTACATCgacaagaaacagaacaagaatcttcatcatcaccgtcttcttcttcttcatgtggACAGAAACGAtctgtttggttttggatcaAGCTTGGtcttttcttcacttttctaACTGCTTTGGGTCTCGCTGGTTACAAATGGCTATACCCTTTAATCATGGATAAG GAGCTAATCCCACTCATAAAATGGGAGATGGAGACATTTACACACCCTGTGTGCGGTATTCTTGTGTTTGCATCAGTCTCTTTATTCCCTGTGATACTTATTCCAACTACGCCGTCAATGTGGGTGGCTGGGATTACATTTGGTTATTTCTATGGCCTTCTCCTTACTCTTCCAGCTGTAGCTATTGGTGTTTCACTTCCTTACTTCATCAGCTATCTCTTCCTCAACAAAATTCAA GGTTGGTTAGAAAGATATCCAGATCAAGCTGCAATGTTGAGAGCTGCTGGTGGAGGCAGTTGGTTTCATCAGTTTCGTGCAGTTACCTTAATCCGGATTTCTCCATTTCCTTTTGCTGTATATAATTACTGCGCTGTTGCAACTCGTGTGAAGTTCGGTCCTTACATGGCTGGTTCTCTCGTAGGCATGGCGCCGGAGATTTTTGTCGCAATTTATAC AGGGATTCTTATAAGGACATTGGCAGATGCATCCACTGCGGAACAAAAGGGTCTCTCGATTCTTCAAATTGTTCtcaacatttttggttttgtagcAACTGTTGTGACAACTGTTCTCATCACTAAGTATGCGAAAAGACAGCTTGAAGttatgaagaaggagaaggaagcttTGTTGTTACAGTAA
- a CDS encoding YTH family protein: MSSDTAKENASVVDSSLTDWKQDLGNSDDPESTSYRSKEDHKLSKVDVDRRNFPDQLESAKANKNSKPGYRTRYFIIKSLNYDNIQVSVEKGIWATQVMNEPILEGAFHKSGRVILIFSVNMSGFFQGYAEMLSPVGWRRDQIWSQGGGKNNPWGRSFKVKWLRLSELPFQKTLHLKNPLNDYKPVKISRDCQELPEDIGEALCELLDANSCDDGLLNSSSRDDYSTKRSRAEPPSSSGDDEYNNNLWGHTPMSYPPTVYPNQDDLSRFHLAQQRGYGVSPEYLHTSPGASNSRTEQDKSLRFNSWCLPLESPLANSLTDDDFLEMVVAYLLVTYAENFIPLRPLVLELDIFCKSCCLVESRIVMTHYWKLGENICSIFQTLSYFSVLFLIHNTYISQCLAEFCIDVTGTSFCFLRSIMRSGYVVVVCLTKSCDCVFLLFFAVL; the protein is encoded by the exons ATGTCTTCTGATACTGCTAAGGAAAATGCTTCTGTTGTCGATTCGTCTTTGACTGATTGGAAACAAGATTTAGGAAACTCTGATGATCCAG AGAGTACAAGTTACAGAAGCAAGGAAGACCATAAACTGTCAAAGGTGGATGTTGATCGACGTAACTTTCCTGATCAACTTGAAAGTGCAAAGGCGAATAAGAATAGTAAACCAGGGTATCGAACGAGATATTTCATCATCAAAAGTCTGAATTATGATAATATTCAAGTTTCAGTTGAGAAAGGGATTTGGGCTACTCAAGTAATGAATGAGCCAATATTGGAAGGCGCTTTTCAT AAAtctggtcgagtgattttaaTCTTCAGCGTGAACATGAGCGGATTCTTCCAAGGGTATGCAGAGATGTTGTCTCCTGTGGGTTGGAGGCGAGACCAGATATGGAGTCAGGGAGGTGGTAAAAACAATCCCTGGGGACGTAGTTTTAAAGTAAAATGGTTGCGGTTGAGTGAATTGCCTTTTCAGAAAACACTTCATCTCAAGAATCCTTTGAATGATTACAAGCCTGTCAAGATTAGCCGAGATTGCCAg GAATTACCTGAAGATATCGGTGAAGCACTTTGTGAACTCCTTGATGCAAATAGCTGCGATGACGGGTTGCTGAATAG CTCTTCTAGGGATgattattcaacaaaaaggTCCCGCGCAGAacctccatcttcttcaggagACGATGAGTATAATAACAATCTTTGGGGCCATACACCAATGTCTTACCCTCCTACGGTCTACCCAAACCAGGATGACCTCAGCAGATTTCATCTTGCACAGCAGAGAGGATATGGAGTTTCCCCCGAATATCTGCATACATCACCAGGTGCATCTAACTCTCGCACGGAGCAAGACAAGTCTTTACGATTCAACTCATGGTGTTTGCCTTTGGAAAGCCCTCTCGCGAATTCTCTAACCGATgatgattttcttgaaatggTAGTGGCATATCTGCTTGTAACTTATGCTGAGAATTTCATCCCATTACGACCTCTTGTTCTcgaattagatattttttgtaagtcaTGTTGTTTAGTTGAATCAAGAATAGTCATGACACACTACTGGAAACTTGGTGAAAACATTTGTAGTATTTTTCAAACTCTGAGCTATTTCAGTGTGCTCTTTCTGATCCATAACACTTACATATCTCAGTGTCTGGCTGAGTTTTGCATTGATGTTACAGGGacttctttctgtttcttgagAAGCATCATGAGATCAggttatgttgttgttgtatgttTGACAAAGTCTTgtgattgtgtttttttgttgttttttgcaGTCTTATGA
- a CDS encoding uncharacterized protein (unknown protein; Has 2 Blast hits to 2 proteins in 1 species: Archae - 0; Bacteria - 0; Metazoa - 0; Fungi - 0; Plants - 2; Viruses - 0; Other Eukaryotes - 0 (source: NCBI BLink).): MEKNVKQDSQSFRIHEFQVTLCRLRFTCEVYATIQCTLSDLTTVVSALLTSMYVCSSSSICGIDISKLAYSSKVRFFLAA; this comes from the exons atgGAAAAAAACGTGAAACAAGATTCACAAAGTTTCAGAATCCACGAG TTTCAGGTGACATTATGCCGTTTGAGATTTACATGTGAGGTTTATGCAACCATACAATGCACTCTGAGTGATTTGACAACCGTGGTAAGTGCTCTCTTAACTTCTATGTATGTGTGTAGTTCTAGCTCCATATGTGGAATCGACATTTCGAAATTAGCTTATAGCTCCAAAGTTCGGTTCTTTCTAGCTGCATAA
- a CDS encoding YTH family protein has translation MNEPILEGAFHKSGRVILIFSVNMSGFFQGYAEMLSPVGWRRDQIWSQGGGKNNPWGRSFKVKWLRLSELPFQKTLHLKNPLNDYKPVKISRDCQELPEDIGEALCELLDANSCDDGLLNSSSRDDYSTKRSRAEPPSSSGDDEYNNNLWGHTPMSYPPTVYPNQDDLSRFHLAQQRGYGVSPEYLHTSPGASNSRTEQDKSLRFNSWCLPLESPLANSLTDDDFLEMSYEEYVETHGKCMKQLGLPVIPQSRSIQEPSSRTDDVSNGSSKDQPSSRKRGRHSS, from the exons ATGAATGAGCCAATATTGGAAGGCGCTTTTCAT AAAtctggtcgagtgattttaaTCTTCAGCGTGAACATGAGCGGATTCTTCCAAGGGTATGCAGAGATGTTGTCTCCTGTGGGTTGGAGGCGAGACCAGATATGGAGTCAGGGAGGTGGTAAAAACAATCCCTGGGGACGTAGTTTTAAAGTAAAATGGTTGCGGTTGAGTGAATTGCCTTTTCAGAAAACACTTCATCTCAAGAATCCTTTGAATGATTACAAGCCTGTCAAGATTAGCCGAGATTGCCAg GAATTACCTGAAGATATCGGTGAAGCACTTTGTGAACTCCTTGATGCAAATAGCTGCGATGACGGGTTGCTGAATAG CTCTTCTAGGGATgattattcaacaaaaaggTCCCGCGCAGAacctccatcttcttcaggagACGATGAGTATAATAACAATCTTTGGGGCCATACACCAATGTCTTACCCTCCTACGGTCTACCCAAACCAGGATGACCTCAGCAGATTTCATCTTGCACAGCAGAGAGGATATGGAGTTTCCCCCGAATATCTGCATACATCACCAGGTGCATCTAACTCTCGCACGGAGCAAGACAAGTCTTTACGATTCAACTCATGGTGTTTGCCTTTGGAAAGCCCTCTCGCGAATTCTCTAACCGATgatgattttcttgaaatg TCTTATGAAGAGTACGTTGAAACCCATGGCAAATGCATGAAGCAGCTTGGTCTTCCT GTGATTCCACAATCACGATCAATACAAGAGCCATCAAGTAGAACTGATGATGT AAGCAATGGTTCTTCAAAAGATCAGCCATCATCAAGAAAGAGAGGACGACATTCATCCTAG
- a CDS encoding Cell cycle regulated microtubule associated protein (Cell cycle regulated microtubule associated protein; CONTAINS InterPro DOMAIN/s: Cell cycle regulated microtubule associated protein (InterPro:IPR022021); BEST Arabidopsis thaliana protein match is: Cell cycle regulated microtubule associated protein (TAIR:AT4G22860.1); Has 149 Blast hits to 137 proteins in 30 species: Archae - 0; Bacteria - 2; Metazoa - 50; Fungi - 0; Plants - 91; Viruses - 0; Other Eukaryotes - 6 (source: NCBI BLink).), producing MEMETDTETESDEDMEMETMVFEVTEIDLEYEFDASRWFDFTREELPLESRAAELWFETAQSYPPSPFAMKLLMIEEVYDEKTESLSKSEDGEVTVEVQESDREIPQQPDVNETGNGMKSGVFRFIQGGTLSKVPNDSLHKGPTFSNRIHSDKLKYRPKSSIRPITRSSTLMKPTASVLAKQDNARLHMQVDEIKCLSSEIQSAKRQKLDGGLLRKVAEAAQETNLVHKALKKDLDKNSLHTRMKITIPQEPDFATSHRANRIRHKNDAKLEQDSTSVYRFKARPLNRKIFEAPSLPIRKNSTPKLPEFQEFRLKTSERAMQHSSAVSTSSYQGNNNHKEADKPNRTFPDGVNREPRRQRAIDIPKDDVRKDLFKARPLNKKILSSGREIGMFTKSKRETTAPLGFSFHSERTAQPDLPTDLFSKLSLSSELRPNNGSRLRFPQPEQVKGSKENRLNSFQAGNERTSKFMGNPMVQPSVVPETSRQWTSRSGKLEATVQLN from the exons ATGGAGATGGAGACGGACACAGAGACAGAGTCCGATGAAGATATGGAGATGGAGACAATGGTGTTTGAAGTGACTGAAATTGATTTGGAGTATGAGTTTGATGCTTCTCGTTGGTTTGATTTCACTCGAGAGGAGTTGCCGTTGGAGTCTCGTGCTGCTGAACTTTGGTTCGAGACCGCTCAGTCTTATCCACCGTCTC CTTTTGCAATGAAACTGTTAATGATAGAAGAGGTTTATGATGAAAAGACCGAGTCTTTGTCAAAATCAGAAGATGGGGAAGTCACAGTAGAAGTTCAGGAGAGTGACAGAGAAATCCCTCAGCAACCAGATGTGAATGAAACAG gaaATGGAATGAAGTCTGGGGTGTTTAGATTCATTCAAGGTGGTACTTTGAGCAAAGTTCCAAACGATTCCTTACATAAAG GACCAACATTTAGCAATCGGATTCATAGTGATAAGCTCAAGTACCGACCAAAGTCAAGCATCAGGCCTATAACGAGAAGCTCAACATTGATGAAACCTACTGCTAGCGTTTTAGCAAAACAAGATAATGCCAG ACTGCATATGCAAGTGGATGAAATTAAGTGTCTTTCATCTGAAATCCAATCTGCTAAAAGACAGAAGCTCGATGGTGGTCTACTTCGTAAG GTTGCTGAAGCGGctcaagaaacaaatttggtCCATAAGGCACTCAAGAAG GATCTTGATAAAAACTCACTACATACCAGGATGAAGATTACTATCCCACAGGAGCCTGATTTTGCAACTTCACATAGAGCAAATAGGATACG GCACAAGAACGATGCTAAGTTGGAGCAGGACTCAACATCAGTATATAGATTCAAAGCACGACCCTTGAACCGAAAA ATCTTCGAGGCTCCATCATTGCCCATTCGAAAAAACAGCACTCCTAAACTACCTGAATTTCAA GAATTTCGTTTAAAGACCTCAGAAAGAGCTATGCAACATTCATCAGCAGTATCAACTTCGTCATATCAGggaaataataatcataag gAGGCAGATAAGCCTAATAGGACATTTCCTGACGGTGTTAACAGGGAACCAAGAAG ACAAAGAGCTATCGATATACCTAAGGATGATGTTAGAAAAGACCTCTTCAAAGCTCGGCCTCTTAACAAGAAG ATACTTTCAAGTGGACGAGAGATTGGCATGTTCACAAAAAGCAAGCGAGAAACTACAGCTCCCTTG GGGTTTAGTTTTCACTCGGAAAGGACGGCTCAACCAGATTTGCCAACAGACCTTTTCAGTAAG CTCTCTTTATCATCCGAACTCCGGCCAAACAATGGTTCTCGCTTAAGATTTCCTCAGCCTGAACAAGTAAAG GGCTCAAAGGAAAATAGATTGAACTCCTTTCAAGCAGGGAATGAA AGAACAAGCAAGTTTATGGGAAACCCAATGGTACAACCCAGTGTAGTTCCTGAAACTAGCCGGCAATGGACTTCTCGGAGTGGTAAGCTCGAAGCAACGGTGCAACTAAATTAA
- the NUDX14 gene encoding nudix hydrolase homolog 14 (nudix hydrolase homolog 14 (NUDX14); FUNCTIONS IN: hydrolase activity, ADP-sugar diphosphatase activity, ADP-ribose pyrophosphohydrolase activity, ADP-glucose pyrophosphohydrolase activity; INVOLVED IN: biological_process unknown; LOCATED IN: chloroplast; EXPRESSED IN: 22 plant structures; EXPRESSED DURING: 13 growth stages; CONTAINS InterPro DOMAIN/s: NUDIX hydrolase domain-like (InterPro:IPR015797), NUDIX hydrolase domain (InterPro:IPR000086); Has 30201 Blast hits to 17322 proteins in 780 species: Archae - 12; Bacteria - 1396; Metazoa - 17338; Fungi - 3422; Plants - 5037; Viruses - 0; Other Eukaryotes - 2996 (source: NCBI BLink).) — protein sequence MAGFTLLPSRLLAFPSRALPRRLHHHHAKLILRCKMSSSSSSLTQSITLPSQPNEPVLVSATAGISSSDFRDAIDSSLFRNWLRNLESESGILADGSMTLKQVLIQGVDMFGKRIGFLKFKADIFDKETGQKVPGIVFARGPAVAVLILLESDGETYAVLTEQVRVPTGKIVLELPAGMLDDDKGDFVGTAVREVEEEIGIKLKKEDMVDLTAFLDPSTGYRIFPSPGGCDEEMSVFLYRGQVEKETIRQLQGKETGLREHGEFIKVRLIPYRELWRKTADAKVLMSIGLYEMAQREGLVSSQRLKPNS from the exons ATGGCTGGCTTTACTCTTCTTCCCTCGCGGTTACTCGCGTTTCCTTCACGCGCTTTACCTCGTCGCCTTCATCACCACCATGCAAAGCTGATTCTTCGCTGcaaaatgtcttcttcttcttcctctcttacTCAATCCATCACTCTCCCGAGCCAACCCAACGAGCCTGTCCTTGTCTCTGCAACCGCTGGAATCTCTTCTTCCGATTTCAG GGATGCGATTGATTCATCTCTGTTTAGGAATTGGCTAAGGAATTTGGAATCAGAGAGTGGAATTTTAGCTGATGGTTCAATGACATTAAAGCAAGTTCTTAtccag GGAGTTGATATGTTTGGCAAAAGAATTGGATTTCTCAAATTCAAAGCGGATATTTTCGACAAGGAAACTGGTCAAAAG GTTCCAGGTATTGTATTTGCACGAGGACCAGCTGTAGCTGTGCTTATTCTCTTGGAGTCAGATGGTGAGACTTATGCGGTTCTCACTGAACAG GTTCGGGTTCCTACTGGGAAGATTGTTCTGGAATTACCTGCTGGAATGTTGGATGATGATAAAGGTGACTTTGTTGGTACTGCAGTTCGCGAG GTCGAAGAGGAGATTGgtataaaactgaaaaaagaagatatggTTGATCTCACTGCTTTTCTTGACCCATCTACTGGTTACCGGATCTTCCCTTCTCCT GGAGGCTGTGATGAAGAGATGAGCGTGTTTCTTTACAGAGGACAAGTCGAAAAGGAAACAATTAGACAGTTGCAAGGCAAAGAGACAGGACTCCGTGAACACGGTGAGTTCATCAAAGTCCGACTCATCCCATATAGAGAGCTCTGGCGCAAAACAGCTGACGCTAAGGTTCTTATGAGCATTGGTCTCTATGAAATGGCTCAGCGAGAGGGTCTTGTGTCCAGCCAGAGACTGAAACCCAACTCTTGA